One Lytechinus variegatus isolate NC3 chromosome 11, Lvar_3.0, whole genome shotgun sequence DNA segment encodes these proteins:
- the LOC121423762 gene encoding dnaJ homolog subfamily B member 4-like, producing the protein MTKMGKDYYKVLGVSKDASDDEIKKGYRKMALKYHPDKNKSKGAEEKFKEIAEAYEVLSDKKKKKIYDKYGEEGLKGGAGAPQGEQGENYSWSFHGDPNATFTSFFGNSNPFEMFFNVGGMGGQQNTRFNFSGGQPEAMDVDDDFGFGGFPGVHQQRSNSQRKRQDPPVHHDLRVTLEDIFRGCTKKMKINRRVLNEDGRTTRTEDKILEINVKPGWKEGTKITFPKEGDQGPKKTPADIVFTLKDIPHSVFNRDGSNLVYKARIPLRDALVGTSLKVPTIEGRTITVPCKEVIKPNSRKRVTGEGLPYPKQPSRRGDLLITFDIVFPDHLPSTTKEILADCLPASSS; encoded by the exons ATGACCAAAATGGGGAAAGATTATTACAAGGTGCTCGGGGTATCCAAGGATGCCTCCGATGATGAAATCAAGAAAGGCTATCGGAAGATGGCACTGAAGTACCATCCGGACAAGAATAAAAGCAAAGGAGCAGAAGAAAAGTTCAAAGAAATAGCAGAAGCTTATGAAGTTTTAAGtgacaagaaaaagaagaaaatttatgataaatatgGAGAGGAAGGACTGAAGGGAGGTGCAGGTGCCCCGCAAGGAGAACAAGGAGAGAACTACTCTTGGTCATTCCATGGCGATCCAAATGCAACCTTCACAAGCTTCTTTGGAAATAGCAACccatttgaaatgttttttaatgttgGTGGAATGGGCGGCCAGCAGAACACTCGTTTTAACTTCTCCGGTGGCCAACCCGAAGCAATGGACGTTGATGACGACTTTGGATTTGGTGGGTTCCCGGGAGTCCACCAACAGCGAAGCAACAGTCAAAGGAAGCGCCAAGATCCACCAGTACACCATGACCTAAGGGTCACACTCGAGGACATCTTCCGTGGGTgcacaaagaaaatgaaaatcaaccGTCGAGTGTTGAATGAAGATGGCCGAACGACGAGGACTGAGGACAAAATCCTTGAAATTAATGTGAAACCTGGATGGAAGGAAGGCACCAAAATCACATTTCCCAAAGAAGGAGACCAAGGTCCAAAGAAAACTCCTGCAGATATTGTGTTCACCCTCAAAGACATACCACATTCAGTTTTCAACAGAGATGGGAGTAATTTAGTCTACAAAGCAAGAATTCCACTTAGAGAT GCCCTGGTAGGGACCAGCTTGAAAGTACCGACCATCGAAGGGCGAACGATAACAGTCCCCTGCAAAGAAGTCATCAAGCCCAACTCCAGGAAGCGGGTGACGGGCGAGGGACTCCCGTACCCCAAACAGCCCAGTCGCCGTGGCGACCTCCTCATCACCTTTGACATTGTATTTCCCGACCATCTACCGAGCACCACCAAGGAAATCCTGGCCGACTGCCTCCCGGCGTCGTCGTCATGA
- the LOC121424171 gene encoding dnaJ homolog subfamily B member 1-like has protein sequence MAPRKAPAIGIDLEEGLKGGAGAPQGEQGENYSWSFHGDPNATFTSFFGNSNPFEMFFNVGGMGGQQNTRFNFSGGQPEAMDVDDDFGFGGFPGVHQQRSNSQRKRQDPPVHHDLRVTLEDIFRGCTKKMKINRRVLNEDGRTTRTEDKILEINVKPGWKEGTKITFPKEGDQGPKKTPADIVFTLKDIPHSVFNRDGSNLVYKARIPLRDVSILTSFKEKFQ, from the exons atgGCACCAAGGAAAGCACCAGCGATTGGAATTGATCTGG AGGAAGGACTGAAGGGAGGTGCAGGTGCCCCGCAAGGAGAACAAGGAGAGAACTACTCTTGGTCATTCCATGGCGATCCAAATGCAACCTTCACAAGCTTCTTTGGAAATAGCAACccatttgaaatgttttttaatgttgGTGGAATGGGCGGCCAGCAGAACACTCGTTTTAACTTCTCCGGTGGCCAACCCGAAGCAATGGACGTTGATGACGACTTTGGATTTGGTGGGTTCCCGGGAGTCCACCAACAGCGAAGCAACAGTCAAAGGAAGCGCCAAGATCCACCAGTACACCATGACCTAAGGGTCACACTCGAGGACATCTTCCGTGGGTgcacaaagaaaatgaaaatcaaccGTCGAGTGTTGAATGAAGATGGCCGAACGACGAGGACTGAGGACAAAATCCTTGAAATTAATGTGAAACCTGGATGGAAGGAAGGCACCAAAATCACATTTCCCAAAGAAGGAGACCAAGGTCCAAAGAAAACTCCTGCAGATATTGTGTTCACCCTCAAAGACATACCACATTCAGTTTTCAACAGAGATGGGAGTAATTTAGTCTACAAAGCAAGAATTCCACTTAGAGATGTAAGTATCTTAACAagctttaaagagaaattccagtag